A window of Oryza glaberrima chromosome 2, OglaRS2, whole genome shotgun sequence genomic DNA:
ATGTAGCCActatatttgaaagacaaatacttaaaaatgattcataataaaaaaatttgaagtttgACCTTGTCTTTgagcctgtttggtacagctccaactcctaaagctgagttgtggagctgcctaaacccagctccacaacacaactctagttcattttgtgagagagctccacccaactccacttcagttttggtggagctacttcagttttggtggagctgaaactgtttggctgagttCCAACTACACGAGGGGTGGAGCTCAAGTTGTGCTAAACAGGCCCTTtctctaaaacgacaagtattatcagttcGGAAGTAGTAGTAGGTTTTGTCTATCAAGATTAATCTTTAGATTGGCCGTCACATCATGTCATGCAGtcatataatataagagattttgagtttttgactaCAACGTTTGACaacttgtcttattcaattttttttgaaattattatttattttatttctgacttactcccttcgttccaaaaaagacaaaccctgatttccgtgtccaacgtttgaccgtctgtcttatttaaaaaaatttaaaagataagtcgcgcataaagtattaatcatgtgttatcatctaacaacaacgaaaataataattataaaaaaatttcatataagacggacaatcaaacgttggcacgggaaCCCACagtttacttttttttgggactgagggagtactttattatctatattattttaagcataacttttcggtttttatatttgtaaaaaaaaattgaataagacgagtggtgaAACGttgtaaaaacttaaaatctcttatattgaacggagggagtagtattcgAGGGACAACATCAAGATTCGTTCAAAATTAAATGCAACCATATGGGATACATAGGAATTTGTAAATGATGTCATTTAAGGCTCTCTTCGTTTCAATGGAAATTCATacaaattttagaggattttatacctataggaatttttcctatatagctatttgaatttaaatcctatgaaatcctATGGATTGCATAATGCCATACAAGTTTTGAATGAATTCTAACATAAGATTCTACCTTGtgaaaacttttctttgagtcttttatctctcctctaGTTCCTATGTTTTTCGtacggtccaatcaaacaaccatttcatgtgtttttctcatgttttgtaatcctttattttacacttatattTATATCAGAATGTTGTGTTTTTCATATTCCtgcgttttctcaatcctgcaaTTTAAAGGGGCCCTTTTACAGCAATTATATCATTTAAAATCAAAGTATTTCACCCTAAAAATCTTCCTATGAACGAAGCTTTGCTATAAATGAAATTCCTTGGCAGCAATTATATCATTTCAAAGTTATCGTAAGTGTTTTTTAGTGTTTTTTTCAGTGTATTGaggttctttatttttttctattaattctTTTATTAATCCAAAGGAGATCTAAATAttttggttgcatgcttgcggCTGATAAGCTATAGCGCAAGCGATGGAAGACCTAATGGCCTATACACAAGCGCACTGCAAACAGATCTTGTGGCTTAGCTATGCACACAATTAAGCAATTTCACTCTCTACCCATGTATGATGGCTTGTTTCACAATTAGCATTTggatatatgatttaaaataccATCCCAGGAGAAAGCATTGCAAGAAGATGTGTTGTGCGGTTGCTATCTAGGACTAGGAGTTTCCCTGTTCTCTCGTGTCGATCGAGCAATGCATGCAGAGGGTAGGGTGAGAGCGCCCAACATGGGAATCAAATCATTATGGCCACCACGGCCAAGATTGAACAGATACTGTAAACAATGAAAAACTGGCAGCTTTTTCGTCTATGGTGCGTCGAGTCAATGAGGGAGATCAAGCGTAGGAGTAGCTATACCATTGTGCAGCAACACTCACCTGCAATATCCAATCCACTACCGTGTCGGGAATTTAAGCTGCAATTATTATCCTCCGCTGCCCAGAGAGAAAGATGTGCATCGTGCAAGCTTGTAGAGCTTGTAGGAGTACTCCGTATGCTTGGAAAGGGAAGAAGCACTGCAGCAGTAatcctactgctgctgctggagaaaTGCTTGCCCAACAGCACAAGGGTCAATTCATATCATGCCAAGAGATCCTTTCGATGATGGCCGGGAGATTTTATGCCCAAACAAGGCAACCGGGCGGAGCGTGAGAGGTGGAGAGCGTATAGTGGCGCAGCATCGAGTGGTAGTAGAAGCAGGCTAGCAGCAGCGATCCATGCATGCCGTCCCAGGACGCGCAGCCCCACAGTTCTGCATGCGCCATGATGCCGTTCTCTATCCCTCCATCGCTCGCTTGTCCGGCCTCCTCCTTTTGATCTCATCATCGGCAACTATAGTTACATTGCTGCTCCTACCTAGCTAGAGTAGGAGGGGAGAAGAGATATCCtgggcatgcatgcattgtTGGCTTGGCTAGGTGCTTGTGGACTTTTTCCAAGCTGAAAAAGCTAAAAGGGTTCTCTACTTCTCTAGCTTGGGGATTTTGGGATGTTCTTGGCAGGCTTTGCGGGAGAACTGCTGGTAGTGTTGACATGCCATGGCAAGGGCGAAAGCGATGGCTTGATTCACTGAGCGCCGTGTATTGCATGGATTGTCTGGGCCTAGCTAGGTTGCAACTTTTCTAGTAGCTGGACAGTGGATTTAttgttcatctctctctctctctcctcttttttttttggcaagacACCAAGGCAAAGAGATTtatgctagctagctcatcACAACACCAATGATCGAGGCACCCACATGCAGACCtacttactctctccgtcctaaaaaaactcTGTGGTTTCcatattcaacgtttgaccgtccattctatttgaaaaaattatgaaaaaaaaaagtattcaacgtttgaccgtccgttttatttaaaaaaattatgaaaaaaaataaaaaagacaagtcacgcacaaagtattaatcatgttttatcatctaataaaaatacgaattataaacaaatttatataagacggacaattaaaGTTGTACACGAAAattcagggtttgcctttttttaggacggatgaagtatttacTGTCATACTGCAGAAAGAAATTGTGGGTTCCGGCCGGTCATCATGCGTAATTCAAGTACTCCATATTCAACACAGCAAGAGGAACTTGTAGTCTTGTAGACAGCTTTGTCAGCTGTTGCAGCAGACGACACGGATAATGAAGAGGGAGACGGGTATCTAGGGGAAGAGACGACCAGAACTGACCTGGGCGGAGTGAGCCCTGGTCCTGGTCCATGAGTAGATGGAAGAGGTTAGCTAGAGGCAGACTGCGCCACCCCAGCCATCTGCTCGGCCACCGGCCCATCGTCGCGCCCACCGCGTCcttcgctcctcctccgccggcggccgccgcagccgtctcCACATCGTCGTCTCATGAGAGATTGGGTGGTTTCGGAACGGTGTACCGACGAACATGCGCAGTGCTCCCCGTACCCTAGTCATCGTGGGCCACTTTTGTTAGAACGACTTTAGAGAAGCATGGGCTTAATGGGCCGCGTGGGTTGCCCTAGGCTGCAGCCGATAGGCTTTCTGCAGGGTCACGCCCGGCCTGTTTCTAGTGGGCCATGTGTAAAAGGTTGGGCTGTCCATggtttttgaaaggaaaaagtacaccaaagatccctcaacttgtcatcgggataaaaaacgtcctaCAAAaccaaaaccggtcacaatacatccttcggcggttttgatcccggttttgtcctacgtggctgctgagtcagcgtggggtTCACCCCAACATTACCCACTTGTCCGACTGTTGCTAAgcatggggcccacgtgggccccacgtgtcagcctcctctttctttcccctcttctctcccttcctcttctctctctcttctctggcTCTGGGCAGGCCGGCGCCGGGGCGAGGCgcggggggggtggggggaggtccggcgaggcgaggcgggagaggaggtccggcggccgacgacgtggcggcggcggcggcggcggcggcggcgacgcgggagcaggggaggggcgtcggcggcggcgaggggagcaaGGTGGATTAGCTGGAGCGAGGGGAGCAAGGCGGAGCTGGTGGGAGGCATCGAAACCGTggacaccggcggcgacggcaccgTGGTTACGCCAGGGAGCTGCGGAGGCGAGGGAAGCATTGGATTAAGACTCACGGGAGGCGGAACGGCGGATGAAACTGGcgcttccggcggcggcgaaggcgccgTCGTACGCGGCGATGGCTTGGACGGCGACGACAAGGTGGGCGAGTAGTCGATCCAGGCATTCACCATCCTACCATTGGTGAGCTCAACCCTGGCGCCATCAAGATcgacaacagcggcataatccCAAGATCCAATCCCACACGATTCCCATTCACATCCCCGAACTGCACATCCATGgcaggagagcggcggcggcggcggcgctgggttCGTTGGCTTCTTGGCGTCGACGtcttcgccgccgctgtcgtgcCAAGAAAACTTGCGTTTTCTCCATGGATTCGGCGTGCTCGAGCTCGACGTCGGCTTCCAAGCGGGAGGATGCAGCGAAGTTGACTTGGCGTTGACAGGGATGAAAGAGATGGACTCGCCGGGGCCGACGGGGAGGTTTCCGACCTCGGGCGTCGGCCATGAGCTTGGTGCCATTGAGGAAGAGGTGGAAGTCAGGGGAAACCAGCGCGAGAGTGAAGGAGGAACGGAGCGCCGTCCTGAGGTCGCtgacggtggcggaggcggcctcctcaccctcgccgccgccgatgccctcccctgctcccgcgttgtcgtcgtcgccgccgccttgctcccctgATCCCGCGTcgtctccgctgccgccgccgccacgtcgccggacctcctcccccgcctctcGCGGCCTCGCCCCGGCGCCGGTTTGCCCAGAgccagagaagagagagagagaagaggaagggagagaagattggaaagaaagaggaggctgacagtggggcccacgtgggtctcgACTGAACAGCCACGTAAGACAAAACCGGATCAAAACTGCTAAGGGActtattgtgaccggttttgtatagttaaagGACCtcagatatctggttttgcggttcgaggacaTTTTTTATCCCGacaacaagttgagggaccttcggtgtactttttccttttcgaaAATTCGGTTCAgcgaaagaaaaggaaattagagagagagagagatttatttttttccctgtaATCAAACAAGTGCCTTCTTGTCAATTTAAAATCCTTTCCGTGTATAAAGAAATATCCGAATTCTGATACAAAACCACACGAGAACAGAGAGATCTCCCGTGTACATCTCTGCCCACGACCGTGGTGGAAACGACCTCAACTTCTAACCGAGCAATCGTATGGATCCGGCCATAGTTTATTATTAGGTGGAAGAGATCAAATCACATCATTACGTTTGCAAACTGCCGAATAGCTTGAAATTTCTTTTTGGGCGCAATCACAGCAGAGCCAATTCCCTGACGTTGACAGGGCTGACGAAAGTCCGGTTGCCGGTGAAGAGCGTCTGCGCGGCGATGGCCGACGCAGCCTGCGTCGGGTGGTTGGCATCCCAGAACAGGTGGTCGTCGCGGTTGTTGCACAGCGGCGCAGTCTCGTCGCACCCGAGCGCTCCAAACGGCCCCGACCCACAGCACCCGGACTCCAGCTCCGTGAAACCTACAGGGACAAATCAAGAATCCATCGATCAGGCTCAAGGTAGACTCACACCATCAAGACAAAGACATTAACGTGTCCATGGGCCGTTTGATTACTCCAGGCGTTCGTGCGCGGGTTGGCGAAGATGAAGGAGACCATGGCGAAGGAGTCGCTGAGGGAGTAGGCCATGCCGGGCAGCTCGTCGGCGAGGTCCCGGAGCGACGCGGCGAGCGTCGGGTAGGACCGCAGCGAGAGGGTGTTGATCGGGCCGTAGCATCCGCGCGTGCCATCCTCCGACAGCCGGCGGGCCCGCTGCGACGGGGTGCAGCCCAGCGGCGTGATGCTGACGACGCTGAACTTCCTCGCGCCTAGCCGGTACAACGCCCTCACGTAAGACCTGTACGCCGCGGCGAAACCCAGCAGAAACTCGCggtcgtcgccgttgccgccggacAAGGAGTACTCGAACATGTCGTTGCTGCCGGTGCTGATGAGGAAGATGGACTTGGAGAGGAGAGTGTTGGTTGTTCTCGAGCCTGACAGCTTCTGCATCATCGCCACCACCTTCGAGAAGTACTGCACTTGCTGGAACATCGGGATTACATCCCCGGCCTTCAGAAAAACAAGTTCGTTTCAGCCCGGGCGGCACGGTCATACGTGTCACGTGTCATATGGTTCAGAATTTTCAGAATAATAACGTGTGTTACTGATTTGTTCAAGTTAAACAAACCCCTTGGCCGGTTTTGTCACCGAGGCCTGATCCGCCTGATGCGAAGTTGATGCCCTTGTACATCTGCGAAACGATGGTCTTCGCTGTCAGCGACAGGTACGCCGGTGGGCTCATTGGGAAGCCGAGCTGCTGAGCTGTTCATCATCGAAGCGTGCCACGCGGCACATGCTGGTTAGTCATCTAAATAGAGGGCACCATATATTCATCTGGGATCGTACGCACCTAGCTGGTCTGCCAAGTTGTAGCCATTGCTGAACCGGCCGGTCGGCGTCGAGCCGGTGAAGTCCACGCCGTGCTTGGGGTAATTGGCTCGGGCCTGCTTGGTGATGTTCAGGTAGTTGTTGTTGCCCACGTCAACCGTCGAGTCGCCGAACACGAAGACCGCGGGGGCAAGCTGtgtcgcctccgccgcgaccCCAAGCAAGCACAAAGCCACCAGCACGTATGAGAAACTATGGCTGCCCATTGGCACACCTGCTCTGTGTGCTCTCTGCTCTCTGCTCTCCTCAGCTTCGGGTGATGGATGCTTCAGCCTTTGTGACCGTAGATATATATACAAGAATATGCACCAGAAAGAAATATACTGTCGATTCTCGAATATGATCACCAAAGCACCAACTTGTTAATTCAATTGCCGTCCACGTCCATGCTGTATTGCTGTTCATTATCTAGCGCAATCAAACAAACTGGTGTTTTCACCCTCTGAAGAATTCCAT
This region includes:
- the LOC127761948 gene encoding GDSL esterase/lipase At5g55050-like, which codes for MGSHSFSYVLVALCLLGVAAEATQLAPAVFVFGDSTVDVGNNNYLNITKQARANYPKHGVDFTGSTPTGRFSNGYNLADQLAQQLGFPMSPPAYLSLTAKTIVSQMYKGINFASGGSGLGDKTGQGAGDVIPMFQQVQYFSKVVAMMQKLSGSRTTNTLLSKSIFLISTGSNDMFEYSLSGGNGDDREFLLGFAAAYRSYVRALYRLGARKFSVVSITPLGCTPSQRARRLSEDGTRGCYGPINTLSLRSYPTLAASLRDLADELPGMAYSLSDSFAMVSFIFANPRTNAWSFTELESGCCGSGPFGALGCDETAPLCNNRDDHLFWDANHPTQAASAIAAQTLFTGNRTFVSPVNVRELALL